A window of the Methanobacterium sp. genome harbors these coding sequences:
- a CDS encoding LemA family protein translates to MNFLYIILGMLILIAIYLVYGYNRLIGMRNMVDTAYSNIDTLLQKRFDLVPNLVSTVKGYMKHERELLEEITRARSEWMNASTIQENAGADDVASKTLKSIFAMAENYPDLKANQNFLLLQEELVGIENKIAYARQRYNRTVMSLNTAIEQFPTNLIAQFFRFETREFFEVESDKVREVPQVKMDEVED, encoded by the coding sequence ATGAACTTTCTGTATATTATTCTTGGAATGCTGATATTAATTGCTATATACCTTGTTTATGGTTACAACCGCCTTATTGGGATGCGAAATATGGTTGATACAGCCTATTCGAATATTGATACACTCTTACAAAAGCGGTTTGATCTTGTTCCCAACCTGGTCAGTACAGTTAAAGGGTATATGAAACACGAACGTGAACTCCTGGAAGAAATCACCAGGGCTCGGAGTGAATGGATGAATGCTTCAACCATACAGGAAAACGCAGGAGCAGATGATGTGGCATCAAAAACCCTGAAATCTATTTTTGCCATGGCGGAAAATTATCCTGACCTTAAGGCTAATCAGAATTTCTTACTGCTCCAGGAAGAACTGGTGGGTATAGAAAATAAGATAGCCTATGCCAGGCAACGCTATAACCGGACTGTGATGTCTTTAAATACGGCCATAGAACAGTTTCCTACTAATCTGATAGCCCAATTTTTCAGATTCGAAACCAGGGAATTTTTCGAAGTTGAATCAGATAAAGTACGCGAAGTTCCTCAAGTAAAAATGGATGAGGTAGAAGACTGA
- a CDS encoding M48 family metallopeptidase, translated as MDPIYESIAANKRWTYFFFLLYTILFGFIGYLIGIYIGSPILGLLIAVIILVIIFLVSYYGGQNVVTTMAGAREVSKQEEPYLYNTVDALSIAAGLPMPKLYIIETNVPNAFATGRNPENSSITVTRGLMNRLDRLELEGVIAHEMAHIKNYDVLLATVAVVLAGTIVFLAYVARYSSYGGLFRGRGRGQGQIVFLIIFLVLIILAPLFAQLLKFAISRQREYLADATGADFTGYPEGLASALEKISYMQEPKSKIQNEALNGLYIINPALGAKRSNRGSTFFSTHPSTEERVRRLREM; from the coding sequence ATGGATCCTATTTATGAGAGCATCGCAGCCAATAAAAGATGGACATATTTTTTCTTCCTGCTTTACACCATTCTATTTGGGTTCATAGGTTATTTAATCGGAATATACATTGGTTCCCCTATTCTCGGCCTACTTATAGCTGTTATAATTTTAGTTATTATATTTCTGGTCAGTTACTACGGAGGCCAGAATGTGGTTACAACCATGGCCGGTGCACGGGAGGTGTCTAAACAGGAAGAACCTTATCTTTATAACACTGTAGATGCTTTGAGTATAGCCGCAGGCCTGCCAATGCCTAAGTTATACATAATTGAGACAAATGTGCCTAACGCTTTTGCTACTGGCCGTAATCCTGAAAATTCCAGTATCACCGTTACCAGAGGATTAATGAACCGACTTGATCGTCTGGAACTTGAAGGTGTAATCGCTCATGAGATGGCACATATAAAAAACTATGATGTCCTGCTGGCCACGGTAGCGGTTGTTCTTGCAGGAACCATTGTATTTTTAGCATATGTGGCTCGCTACTCAAGTTATGGGGGTTTATTCCGGGGTCGAGGTCGAGGCCAGGGGCAGATAGTTTTTTTAATCATCTTTCTGGTTTTAATTATATTGGCACCTCTTTTTGCACAGCTACTCAAATTCGCGATTTCAAGGCAACGTGAGTATCTTGCTGATGCTACTGGCGCTGATTTTACAGGATACCCGGAGGGATTGGCAAGCGCCCTTGAGAAAATCAGTTATATGCAGGAACCAAAAAGCAAAATTCAAAACGAAGCCCTAAATGGCCTATATATTATAAACCCGGCGCTTGGAGCTAAAAGATCTAATAGGGGGAGTACATTTTTTTCCACTCACCCTTCAACAGAAGAACGTGTCAGGCGGCTACGTGAAATGTAA
- a CDS encoding FmdE family protein codes for MGNLNKNEFFIVPFSDVTNFHGHVCPGTAIGYRAAEIAIKELSSSRAIDEEFLAIVENDSCSVDAIQVLTGCTMGKGNLIFKDHGKHVYTFVNRNTGNSLRISLTKSIDEMDPEFSKIRNNAFSGSGSKEAKMEFENRKDELSQNILDGPANKLFKIEKVEIEIPEEARIFQSVKCAKCGELVAEHRARVENNNFVCIPCFNDYSRA; via the coding sequence ATGGGAAATTTAAACAAAAATGAATTTTTCATTGTTCCTTTTTCAGATGTAACTAATTTTCATGGACATGTATGTCCTGGAACAGCCATAGGATATCGCGCGGCTGAAATTGCTATTAAAGAACTTAGTTCATCCAGAGCTATCGACGAGGAATTCCTAGCAATTGTGGAAAACGATAGCTGTAGTGTAGACGCGATACAGGTCTTAACAGGCTGTACTATGGGTAAAGGTAATTTAATATTCAAGGATCATGGAAAACATGTTTACACTTTTGTAAACAGAAACACAGGGAATTCTTTGCGTATTTCACTAACTAAAAGCATAGATGAAATGGATCCAGAATTTTCAAAAATCAGGAATAACGCGTTTTCTGGATCAGGTAGTAAAGAAGCTAAAATGGAATTTGAAAATCGTAAGGATGAATTATCTCAAAATATTCTTGATGGACCTGCAAATAAGCTTTTCAAGATAGAAAAAGTTGAGATTGAAATTCCTGAAGAAGCTCGTATATTCCAATCGGTTAAATGTGCTAAATGTGGTGAACTGGTTGCAGAACATAGAGCACGGGTAGAAAATAATAACTTTGTATGCATACCCTGTTTTAATGACTATTCAAGAGCATGA
- a CDS encoding DNA-3-methyladenine glycosylase encodes MKLERLFYERDTLVVARELLGCVLVHITPEGTTKGRIVETEDYMGPEDKGAHSYGGRHTPRMDPPHKTGGFAYIYQLHGYNYCINVVTQKENMPQAMLIRAVEPVKGLDLMIRRRKIDFSKKSS; translated from the coding sequence ATGAAACTTGAAAGATTATTTTACGAGAGAGATACGTTAGTTGTAGCCAGAGAACTCTTAGGCTGTGTTTTAGTCCATATAACTCCAGAAGGAACAACTAAAGGTAGAATTGTTGAAACAGAGGATTATATGGGCCCGGAAGATAAGGGTGCCCATTCCTATGGAGGTCGTCATACACCGCGAATGGACCCACCCCATAAAACCGGAGGATTTGCCTATATTTATCAACTTCACGGCTATAATTACTGCATTAATGTGGTAACCCAGAAAGAAAACATGCCTCAAGCCATGCTTATCAGGGCTGTGGAGCCTGTTAAGGGTTTAGACTTAATGATCAGGCGCCGAAAAATAGATTTTTCAAAGAAAAGCAGTTGA
- the hisF gene encoding imidazole glycerol phosphate synthase subunit HisF, whose translation MLAKRIIPCLDCDLNVPHGRVVKGVEFKQIRYAGEPVDLATRYYEEGADEIVFLDITASHERRETMTDVIKATTENVFVPICVGGGIRKPKDYVNMLKAGADKCSTNTAAIHNPDLINQASKVVGSQACVIGIDAKRRYIENPKENDDKFIVETDKGYCWFDCSIYGGREFTGIDAIAWAIECEERGAGEILLTSMDRDGTKDGYDNYLNKAVTDAVNIPVIASGGGGNPQHIYEAFRNGKADAALAASIFHYKEYPISTVKKYLKERGIPVRY comes from the coding sequence ATGCTTGCAAAACGGATTATACCATGTCTTGACTGCGATTTAAACGTGCCCCACGGCAGAGTAGTTAAAGGAGTTGAATTTAAGCAAATTCGATACGCTGGAGAGCCTGTTGATCTTGCAACACGTTACTATGAAGAAGGGGCTGACGAAATCGTGTTTTTAGACATCACTGCATCTCATGAACGCCGGGAAACCATGACCGATGTGATTAAAGCCACCACAGAGAATGTATTCGTTCCAATATGTGTGGGAGGGGGGATAAGAAAACCCAAAGACTATGTAAACATGCTTAAAGCCGGAGCAGATAAATGCTCTACAAACACCGCCGCGATACACAATCCAGACCTTATAAACCAAGCATCAAAAGTCGTCGGCTCTCAGGCATGTGTAATTGGAATTGATGCCAAGCGCCGGTATATTGAAAACCCTAAAGAAAATGATGATAAGTTCATAGTCGAAACGGATAAGGGTTACTGCTGGTTTGACTGCAGCATATACGGTGGACGTGAATTTACTGGAATAGACGCTATAGCCTGGGCAATAGAATGTGAAGAGCGTGGGGCTGGTGAAATTCTCCTCACATCAATGGATCGTGACGGAACCAAGGACGGCTACGACAATTATCTTAATAAAGCCGTGACAGATGCCGTGAATATACCTGTAATTGCATCAGGCGGAGGAGGCAATCCTCAACATATTTATGAAGCATTTAGAAATGGTAAAGCTGATGCTGCATTAGCTGCAAGTATTTTTCATTATAAAGAGTACCCTATTAGTACTGTAAAGAAATATTTAAAGGAAAGAGGAATTCCTGTAAGATACTAA
- a CDS encoding rhodanese-like domain-containing protein: MPENEQSTQTIRPEEALKMIEEHNDDSNLVILDVRPKEEFEEEHVPGAINLDYEGHEFKKKVENIDKEKDYIIYCRSGIRGEYFMGIMKELGFPHVYNILGGFVGWKVSKLPLTK, from the coding sequence ATGCCAGAAAATGAGCAATCAACCCAAACTATAAGACCTGAAGAAGCTCTTAAAATGATTGAAGAACACAATGATGATTCCAACCTTGTCATTCTAGACGTAAGGCCTAAAGAAGAATTTGAAGAAGAACATGTTCCTGGAGCAATAAATCTGGATTATGAGGGACATGAATTCAAAAAGAAGGTCGAAAATATAGATAAAGAGAAGGATTATATTATTTATTGTAGGAGCGGCATAAGAGGAGAATATTTCATGGGAATAATGAAAGAACTGGGCTTTCCGCATGTTTACAATATTTTGGGTGGATTTGTAGGCTGGAAGGTTAGTAAACTTCCTCTTACAAAATAA
- a CDS encoding DUF998 domain-containing protein — protein MKYVSHQKIAGLLMVISGIQFMLMVTVAEALYPGYNTGQYTLSSLADLPIQEPSATIFNATTFIAGLLVFIAAYLVYKHFGKKIFPVLLAILGIGAMGVGIFPGYTGNTHVIFALTSFTFGSLAILASFTILKESWLKYVLPVLGTVAFLDIFLVIFLQEANPFMVLGEGGAERLIVYPIILSIIALGGYLSGAVPLEESKR, from the coding sequence ATGAAATATGTCTCACACCAAAAAATAGCAGGATTATTAATGGTTATTTCAGGTATTCAATTCATGTTAATGGTAACTGTAGCTGAAGCTCTTTATCCTGGTTACAATACAGGGCAATATACTCTGAGCTCCCTTGCGGATCTACCAATACAAGAACCTTCAGCAACGATCTTTAATGCAACCACATTTATAGCTGGGCTATTAGTCTTTATTGCTGCATATTTAGTGTATAAACACTTTGGGAAAAAAATTTTTCCAGTATTATTAGCTATTCTTGGAATTGGAGCGATGGGAGTTGGAATATTTCCAGGATATACTGGAAATACACATGTTATCTTTGCACTGACATCATTTACCTTCGGAAGCCTGGCAATATTGGCCTCTTTCACCATTTTAAAAGAATCATGGCTTAAATATGTCCTCCCAGTGCTTGGAACAGTTGCATTTTTGGATATTTTCCTTGTGATCTTTCTGCAGGAGGCTAATCCATTTATGGTATTAGGTGAAGGTGGAGCTGAAAGACTAATAGTATATCCAATAATTCTGAGTATAATTGCACTTGGTGGTTATTTATCTGGGGCAGTTCCATTAGAAGAATCAAAAAGGTGA
- a CDS encoding GAP family protein — translation MSEFTSLLASILPYALGAAVSPLLFTNMLDIFPPMRNPRFPLLSFFLGSILFFILLIIAGMFLGSNLSATILGPINTGALLEVFLGGILILIAFKILFVNEEPREDGFFGFIKGLREDNTFSIFIKFLYFGIIILLASFTTSLLIFSAGTIIGLSNPTFWTATATIVVFGIIALLFIEIPFLVYLIRPRVPGGTLSSLNSWLSRYGNDLLSLVMLLLGIFLIIRGSLVLY, via the coding sequence ATGTCAGAATTTACATCACTCCTTGCAAGTATTTTACCATATGCCCTAGGCGCAGCTGTAAGTCCTTTGCTTTTTACAAACATGCTGGATATTTTTCCACCAATGAGAAATCCCCGTTTCCCATTGTTATCCTTTTTCTTAGGCTCAATACTCTTTTTCATACTTCTAATCATTGCAGGTATGTTTTTAGGCAGTAATCTTTCAGCAACCATCCTTGGGCCCATCAATACTGGTGCTCTTTTAGAAGTATTTCTGGGAGGAATTCTGATCCTTATCGCCTTTAAAATTCTTTTTGTGAATGAAGAGCCTCGTGAAGACGGTTTTTTTGGTTTTATTAAGGGACTGCGGGAGGATAACACCTTCTCCATTTTCATTAAGTTCCTTTATTTTGGAATAATCATCCTACTGGCCAGTTTCACCACATCTCTGCTGATCTTTAGCGCAGGAACTATTATTGGCCTTTCAAACCCTACATTCTGGACAGCCACTGCAACAATTGTTGTTTTCGGTATTATCGCCTTGCTTTTTATTGAAATTCCATTTTTAGTTTATCTAATAAGACCAAGAGTCCCTGGTGGAACCTTATCTTCTTTAAACAGCTGGCTGAGCAGATATGGTAATGATCTTTTATCTCTGGTAATGCTTCTTCTTGGTATTTTCCTCATTATAAGGGGATCTCTTGTTCTATATTGA